The nucleotide sequence GGAATGAATCCTTCAGTCTCCACAGTTTCCTTCCATGCGTCGAACTGCGTCAGGCAGTCCACAAGCTTCTTCCCCTGGGACTTCACCATCTCCACCGAGCCCCGGCTTATGACGGCCCAGCCCTCGTCGCTTCCGTCGAAGCTGAGCATGGTCATCACCTCCTGCATGATGGTGTCATCCTCAATGCTTTTTCCATGCTGCATCTTGGAGTGCCACATGCTCTCCAGCCTCACCCAGAAGAACCACACCATCACCGGGTCTTGCCAGTAGCCACTGAGCTTCTCCGCCGCGATCACCCCCACGGCTTTCTTCACTCGCTCCTTCGGATTGCTCTTCCCCACATACACCATCTCTAAGGGGATTTTTGCCTCCTGCGCCACCCTCCTCAAACTTGTAGCAAACCTCCGAATCCAATCGATGTCCTCGCCGCCATACAGGCAAACATACCGGCCTTCTCTCACCTGCCATGCATagagtaaattgaatatgagaGCAAGGTACGTACGCTGTTTTGATACCAAGCTCCATACCAATACCAATATTATTACTATATTGATATGGTACGGACTGGTTTGATATACTGAGTGTCAATTCACTCTCTATATCATATACCGTTATCGAACCAGTACGGTATGATATATTTGCATAATAGAATGAGATTTTGAATTCATACCCATGTTAGTATCACAGGATCGATTTCGTCGGCGAGGAATTCAAGCCGCCAAGTCTCCTCATTCCAAAGAGCTGCCTCCCTATTGCTGGTAAAAGGGAAGGCTAGAGTGCCCCATATCCACATCATGTGGAGGGCATTAGGATTCACTACCTTTCCCTGAGGATCCAACACCACTAGCAGAGGCTTCTTCTCGAAGTGCCACACATCCCTGATGTATTTGATCACAGCTCGATCGAGCAGCGAAGGGTGGTGCATTAAGTACCATGGCATCATGGATGCCAAGCGATTGAAAGTCTCCTCTCTGCCGCTGTTCCATGGGATGTGCCTATCAATGACCGGTAACCAGACAATCTCATAGGGCCTCTCGAGCTTCCCTTGATGTGTATCGTTGTATATCTGAACGAGAACTAGGAGTTCTTCCTGGGGAATGTCGAGGTCCGAGATGAACAACATAACGATCTTTCGTCTCAGCATATCAACACCAACTCTTTTCTTTCTAGTACCATCAGAGAGGGGAAGATCATCCTTTGACTGCATTAATGCCCTAAGGATCTTCAAGTTATCAAGATGGGCAACTTCGAAGAGACGCGCAAGTGTTTGGTAAGTCTCGATATGCTTCTTCTCATCTGCATCAACGGATAAGATGTACTTTCTAAATTAGAAGGAGCACATCATGTTTAGGATTCACAAAATCAACAGGTTAAATCTACTTTAGCTGAAGAATTTTAGAGCTCCAAATGCGAGGAtttgcgggcgtgtgtttattcTCACCTCAGTTATACACTAAATAGATTTTGGATGCTTATATAGAgctaaaaatccaaataataccttccatctAGCCTTTTGAGTGAGCTACTGAATTGTTTCAAATAATATCAGAGTAGATCCAGCCCATAGCCTATATGGACTACAAGACACAGGCTCATCGAGGTTGACTACGAGCCGATTATGGTGCTTATAATTAGATCTGAATTGATTTGAATCTTGGTGAGGACGTCGGACAGAagcggggggagtatgtgaggattcgtacggacgtgtgtttagtcctacaacAGCTATACACTGAGTAGATCCTGAGTACTTAtaatataggatcaagaaactcaaataatacctttcagctAACCTTTATAGGTGTGGTATGGGTTGTTGTTACATCAAATATGCTCTTAGCTTAAATCAAGAGAATATATTTAGGATTTAGGTACTAACCTATATGGTGATGGCACAAGGCAAGTTGCTTAGTAAGGTGCCTATGAATGTTGCTAACTTTGTGAGCTAAACTCGACAATTCCCATGCCTCAGTGGTGGAGCTGATGTACCtgtgaaaaaaaataagaataaagagAACAAAAGTTAGAGGTTATTCTGAGTTTTCTGTTATTGATGCAGGTAAGAGCATGAACTTACTCATGGCCAAGGCCTACGAGCATAATGATCTGAGAGGAACAAGCTACAATACTTCTAATGGTCCAGTAGACAGCAGTTGGGATATGGGTCATGGCCATCGACATGTCAGGGGATTCAGGGGAGATATATTCTGAGGGGAGCTCCTTGAACTCAACAATGCACTTTGTAACATCCACCATGGCCTTGATGAGGTTGTTAATGGCGTCAAATCTTGGCTTAAGAAGATGGGTGTGCTCAAAAATGTCAGGGAGCTGCTTAAGTAGTGACACAGATTTCGCCAGGGGATTGATGGTATGAAGCTGGGCTGTCAGCCAGAACTCCCCATAGGTCACTGCAAAAGCTGCTAAAACTAGGATAACCTTTGCGTCCCATGCATAGTTCGACAACGTGTGCAACAAGGCGATCGTCGTTGCATGGGCA is from Phoenix dactylifera cultivar Barhee BC4 unplaced genomic scaffold, palm_55x_up_171113_PBpolish2nd_filt_p 000930F, whole genome shotgun sequence and encodes:
- the LOC120107629 gene encoding protein SIEVE ELEMENT OCCLUSION B-like, encoding MASSALASASAAAAAAAQMQKMQLMKGERHLFSSSDDNIVMKQTLETHSPDGREVDVRSLLYLIEDIMQRATPAILETPHTHLEVMEDRAHHAAVVGMLEALAYPIHRIAAEITYKCTSGGDAHATTIALLHTLSNYAWDAKVILVLAAFAVTYGEFWLTAQLHTINPLAKSVSLLKQLPDIFEHTHLLKPRFDAINNLIKAMVDVTKCIVEFKELPSEYISPESPDMSMAMTHIPTAVYWTIRSIVACSSQIIMLVGLGHEYISSTTEAWELSSLAHKVSNIHRHLTKQLALCHHHIDEKKHIETYQTLARLFEVAHLDNLKILRALMQSKDDLPLSDGTRKKRVGVDMLRRKIVMLFISDLDIPQEELLVLVQIYNDTHQGKLERPYEIVWLPVIDRHIPWNSGREETFNRLASMMPWYLMHHPSLLDRAVIKYIRDVWHFEKKPLLVVLDPQGKVVNPNALHMMWIWGTLAFPFTSNREAALWNEETWRLEFLADEIDPVILTWVREGRYVCLYGGEDIDWIRRFATSLRRVAQEAKIPLEMVYVGKSNPKERVKKAVGVIAAEKLSGYWQDPVMVWFFWVRLESMWHSKMQHGKSIEDDTIMQEVMTMLSFDGSDEGWAVISRGSVEMVKSQGKKLVDCLTQFDAWKETVETEGFIPALTNALIPYHTHEHCTRLILPGDNGRIKHQVICAQCKRPMEKFILYRCCND